The DNA sequence CCTTGCCGTCTGACAGGCTGCAATCATGGTGATATCCGCACCCGCAATGAAAGAATCAGGCTTGCCGGAAATAATTACCAGCCCGGCCAGTTCAGGATTGCGACGCGCCTCGTTAATTATTGCTTTGATCTGACTGATAAACTCAGCTTTCAGCGTATTCAGCTTTTCGCCAGCAACGTCTACCGTTATCACACCAATGTTGTCCAGCCGCATGCTGAGAGTAAATGCAGATTGCGTCGCCATTATTCCGCCTCCAGAACCATGGCCGCGCCGAGGCCCCCTGCGGCACATGCCGTCACCAGCCCAAGCCCGCCACCACGGCGTCGCAGCTCATTAAGTGTCTGGGTAATCATTCTTGCTCCCGTTGCGGCAAAGGGATGTCCGTAGGCGATTGAGCCGCCCAAAACATTAAATTTTTCTTCATCGACCTCGCCTAACGCATGAGGACGATTGAGCACTTCGCGGGCGAAACGTTCGTCGGCAAACAGCTTGAGATTGGTCAGCGTTTGCGCAGCGAAGGCTTCGTGCATATCGATCAGCGTCAGATCGGCAAGCGTAAGGCCTGCCCTGTCCAGCGCGAGCGGCGAGGCGTAGGCAGGTCCCAGCAGCATATCCTGCCAGACATCCGTCGCCGTGAAAGCATAGCTGCGCAGATAGCCTAACGGCGTGATGCCCAGCGCTTTCGCGCGCGATTCAGTCATCATCACTACTGCCGCTGCACCGTCAGTCAATGGCGTGCTGTTAGCGGCGGTAACCGTGCCATATCGCCGATCAAAAGCCGGCCGCAGCCTGGCATATTCTTTCAGATCGGAATGGGTGCGGATGCTGTTATCTCTTTCCAGCGCCTTGCGCCAGGGCGGCACAAACGCGGTCATGACTTCTCCGGCCAGTTTGCCTTCGTCCCAGGCACGCGCTGCGCGGACATGAGAACGATGCGCCAGGGCATCCTGTTGTTCGCGGGTAATACCGTAGGTTTTTGCCATTTGTTCCGCGGTATCGCCCATGCGTAGTCCGGTAGAGTACTCCGCTACGGCAGGCGGCACAGGCAGCAAGTCGCGTGGTCGTAGCTGGCTGAACAGCGTTAACTTTTGTGAGAGCGTTTTAGCTTTATTGAGGTCGACCAGCGTCCGGGCTAATTTTTTACTGACGCCAATGGGCAATACAGAAGCAGAGTCGGCACCGCCAGCCATGCCCGCCTGAATAGTGCCGGCCAGCAGGCTCTCCGCGACGTTCGCCACGGCCTGGAAGCTGGTCGCGCAGGCCCGGCTGACGCTGTACGCATCGGTCCGCACGCTTAACCCGCTACCGAGCACGATCTCACGAGCGATATTGGGGGCTTCAGGCATTTGTACTACCTGGCCAAAAACCAGTTGCTCAATAATTTCCGGCGCAATTTCGCTGCGGATGAGCAATTCACTAATTACCATTCGGCCCAGCTCTACCGCAGGAATGCCGTGTAGTGCCGTAGCCTGACGGGCGAAAGGCGTTCTTAAACCGTGCGTAATCGCGATGCGTTCGCCCTGACGGGTCAGTAACGGTTGCGCTTTGATCATTCCTGCCACCTGTATCAATCCGGGCATCATTGCCAAAAGAGGTCTGACCTGACTAATGTTAACCAGATTTTTACATTTTGCGCGTTAAGAAAGGAAAATTGCGAAGGAAGACACGCTTAAGCGCACAGTGAGCGAGAGAGACTCGCTCACTGCAAAGAGAAGAACTTAGCGCAGACCGAGCTGGAAAATCATCGTCTCAGCCTGGCAGCTAAAGGTGAAATCGACATCCAGCTGTACGCCGCTGGGCTGGTCGCTAAACCGTGCGTCAATCTGGCAGGGTTCAGACTCTATCTGACGCGCTTTCCCGGTCAGCTGTTGCAGAGCGGCTTCTGCCTGCTGCCGAGTTTCATACAGCTGACTCCACGATGCGGTGCAGTCGGTATTGTCCATAATGGTTCCAACGTCCACACAGCAGCAGGCAGCGGTTTCATTAGCGCTGCATTTTTTTATGGCATGAGTCATAGGATTCTCCGGGAGGCCAGTAACGGCATGAAGTTAAAACATTGCCAGCAGTTTACGCCGTGGTTTTTTTCTTGTCTGGCAATCCGCTGAAGAAAGCACGCTAAGTCGTGAATATCAGGGTTAAATTTGATCTTAAACAAGTTAAACTCCGCTGCGCTAAAACATAGCAAGACGTTTTTTGTTAAGCAGATCCCTTTTTGTGGATCATTATGGAAAAAACTATAAAACAATATTGCAACATCAGTGCGAGTGAGACCTATACTGGGGCACTGGTCTGATAAGTTAGCGGTTATTCAGATCCAATGAGTACCGACAGGGGTTATAAAATTAACCTGTTGAATAATAATCAAATAATGAGGTTGTGGTCATGAACCATAAAAACCTGTTTGCGAAGTCTGCGCTCGCAGCCGCAGTGGCCATTGTTTCTTCAAACGCTTTTGCAGCCGGCTTTCAACTTAATGAATTTTCCGCAATCGGTCTGGGCCGCGCCTATTCAGGCGAAGGCGCGATGGGCGATACCGCTGCCTCCGCCAGCCGCAACCCGGCAACAATGGCATTAATGGATCGCCCGATGTTTTCCATCGGTACCGTATTTATCGACCCGGATGTGGCGGTTGACGGTTCAAGTTCAACCGGCCAGAGCCTGCATGCAAATAATATTGCGCCTACGGAATGGGTGCCGAATATTCATTATGTCCAGCCGCTTAACGATCGCTGGTGGCTGGGTGCTTCCGCCAACTCTAATTATGGCCTGGCGACCGAGTTTAATAATGACTACACCGCCGGCCCTTATGGCGGAAAAACCGATCTTCAAACGGTAAACTTTAATTTAAGCACCGCTTATCGACTTAATGAGAATTTTAGTTTTGGCGTGGGCTTTGATGCCGTTTACGCCCGCGCTAAAATTGAGCGCTACGCGGGTGAAGCCGGCGCTGCTTTAGGTTTCCCGGCCGATACTCAGATTGCGCATCTGAAAGGCAATGAATGGGGCTACGGCTGGAATGCCGGTATTTTGTATGAGGTGGATCAGAATAACCGCTTCGGCTTTACCTATCGTTCAGAAGTCAAAGTCGATTTCGATGGCGCATATAAAAGTTCGGTTCCTGGCTATATCAATTCGCTGCCGCAAGCCCAGGCTTTTGGTCTGCCATACGGTACCAGCGGTTCAACCATTCCAGGCTCGTTGACGCTGAATCTGCCTGAAATGTGGGAACTGTCCGGCTATCACAAAGTCGCGCCACAGTGGGCGGTGCATTACAGCCTGACCTACACCAGCTGGAGCCAGTTCCAGGAGCTGAAAGCGACCGGCAGCAGCGGCCAGACGCTGTTCTATAAAGACGAAAGCTATAAAGATGCGTACCGCATCGCGCTGGGAACATCCTATTTCTATGATGATAACTGGACTTTCCGTGGCGGTATCGCCTTTGATGACAGCCCGGTCCCGGCCGACCAGCGTTCAATTTCCATTCCCGATCAGGATCGTCTGTGGCTGAGCACCGGCGCCTCCTACGCGTTTAACCAGGATGCTTCCGTCGACGTGGGCGTTTCATATATGCACGGTCAGCACGTTGAGGTGAACGAAGGCCCCTATACGTTCCGCTCTACCGGCAAAGCCTGGCTATATGGCGCGAGCTTTAACTACAAGTTCTGATTGCCTGACTCATCGTCAAAAGGCCTGTCGCAAGACGGGCCTTAAGGTTGTTGACAAAGTGCAGGCTCAGGGAGCATACCCCCTCCGCAAAGACGCAAAAAGCGCCATCCGTGGCAGCTCAACACGGGCCGTCCATGGCCCGTGATGCTTTGCTACGGGCGTAAGCTCCCCTCGCTTCAGGTTTGTCAGCAGTCAAAAGGCCTGTCGCAAGACAGGCCTTTTTTGTGCTGAATGCTTTAGTTCGCGTCGATGTCGTTGAGATCGCCCTGAATCGCCGCGGCGTTTGGATTTTCCTGCGGGATTAGCTTGCCATCGCTGGCAAGGAAATCGTGACGCTGGAAATAAGCTGCCCGCACAAAGGCGTAAGGGTCGCCAGAGTTGCGCAAAATCGCGTCGGAGTCGAGCAGCTGCGCACGGGTTTCAACACCTTCCAGCGCCCATTTACCCGCAGTCATCCACCAGGTCAGCCAGCCCAGTGGCGCGTAGAGATCGTCCACCATGCCGCCAACATCTTCACGCGGCGTAAAGCTGCCGTAACCCGGTAGCTCGACATACGTGCCGTATCCCACGCCGTAATTACCCAGCGTGCTGCCGAAGCGGCGCGGTTCTTCCTTCGCCAGTTTCGGATTCGCCATGCCGGCTACGTCGATAAATCCACCCATTCCCAAAATGGTATTCAGGAAGAAGCGGTTGAAGTGAATCATCGCTTTATAAGGTTTGCCCTCAACAAAGTAGTTCACCATGGTTGAAGGTTCGCTCAGGTTGCCGAGAAAATTGCTCAGGCCGCTACGGGCAGGCATTGGCACATAATCACGCCAGGCAACAGCTACAGGGCGGACGACGTAAGGGTCCAGCACGTTGTAGTTGAAGTTGAACATCGATCGGTTGAAGCCTTCCAGCGGATCGGACCGCTCCTGAGGTTCATCCGTCGGCGAACTGGCACACCCGATCAGCAATACGCTTGCCAGCGCAACGCCCATCACGCGGTAGCTCATATCTGTCTCCCTGTAGTGAAATGTATAACTGCCGCTACGGCTGCCGTTGATTAATCTCAACGGCCAGCTGTTGATGACCATCGAAAGGCGTAAGCGCACTCGTACCAAACCAGTCACCCGCCTGTGGATTAGCGCTGCCATCACGCGAGATGCGTACGCGAACCTGAACCTGACGCTGTGCAGAGAGTAAACGCTCCGGCATCATGGCATTGCTGTCATCAAGCGTCAGCGATAGTGGAAAATGGCTTAACGGCAGTTTTTTTACCGCCACCGGAACCGGTGAAGTGCCATCGGCAACGGAAATATACAACACTCCGCTCTCGGGTAACATTTTTTCTGCGCCCGGTGCCAGCGTAACGGTTAAAGCCAGATGGCTGTTTTGCTTGCCGGAATCGGTTTTGGCCTGCTCAATACTGCGTTGAATCATCAAGACCCGGCGATCGTCAGCAGGTAACAATTGTAACATCTTTTGCCAGCTCGCTATCGCTTCAGCGTAGTGCTGTTGGCTAAAAGCATTAAATGCCAACAGGCTGAGAACCCGAAGATTGTTGCCGTCGGTTTTTATCATCTCGTTCAGCATGGTCGCAGCCTGACGATTGTTTTCAGGATCCGGTGAACGCGTCAGAACATCGGCATAGCTTAATTTTACTTCGGGATTGTCAGGCGCCAGCTGCATCGCGCGCTGAAAAGCCTGCGTCGCAGTGGTGGCGTTATTTAACACCATGCCAATTCGTCCCAGCATTAGCCAGTCATCAACGTTGCGCGGATCGTTTTGCAGCGAAGTACGGATCCCCAGCCCCAGACGAGCCAGCTGCTCCGTGCTTAGCGGTTTGGCATTAGCATCCATCAGCTGCGCACGCAGCGCAGGAAGCTCATTATTGACCTGCTGCCATGCCATTACCTGAGCAAAACCACCGGTTTTGAAATAAAAGCCCAGGCTGACCAGGACAATAACCAGTACGCCCGGCACTAATACCCAGCGGCTGACCGTGCGCTCGCGGAGCTGTTCATCCTGTGGAATATCCCACAGCAGCGTCTGTTGCAGTTCAAGCACCATTTCCGGGCGTTCGGCTACCACGCCCTGCTGCTCATCCAGTTCAAGCTCTTTCAGACGCTGATGATAAAAAGTTTTATTCAGCGTATCGCGATCGGCGGTAACGGATTGCTGCCTGCGTCCACCCGCAATCAGCAGCAGCGCGCTCGCGGCGACCAGCAATGCCAGAAGGGTGAACCAAAATCCACTCATGGTTGCTTCCTGTTATTTTTTAAAAGCTCGTCCAGCCGCGCCTGCTGTTCAGCATCCAGCTCACTGCCGGTCTGCCGTTTTTTCCGACTGCGTAATACAATCACCAGCCCACCGATAAGAACAAACAGTACCGGGCCAGCCCAAAGGATCAGGGTTGAAGCCATCACGGGCGGCGCATAGCTGACAAAATTACCGTAGCGGGCCACCATATAGGCTTTCACCTGTTCCGGCGTCTGGCCGCTTTGCAGCAGCTCATACACTTTCAGGCGCATATCGCCCGCGATCATGGCATTCGAATCGGCGATGCTGTTGTTCTGGCATTTTGGACAACGTAAAGACTCGGTCAGATGCCGGTACTGCTGCTCCTGATCGACAGAAGAAAATTTATAGGTATCAATATTGTCTGCCAGCGTGCTGAAAGAGATCATCAGCGCCACCGCC is a window from the Pantoea sp. CCBC3-3-1 genome containing:
- a CDS encoding YfcZ/YiiS family protein; this encodes MTHAIKKCSANETAACCCVDVGTIMDNTDCTASWSQLYETRQQAEAALQQLTGKARQIESEPCQIDARFSDQPSGVQLDVDFTFSCQAETMIFQLGLR
- the ccmI gene encoding c-type cytochrome biogenesis protein CcmI; this encodes MSGFWFTLLALLVAASALLLIAGGRRQQSVTADRDTLNKTFYHQRLKELELDEQQGVVAERPEMVLELQQTLLWDIPQDEQLRERTVSRWVLVPGVLVIVLVSLGFYFKTGGFAQVMAWQQVNNELPALRAQLMDANAKPLSTEQLARLGLGIRTSLQNDPRNVDDWLMLGRIGMVLNNATTATQAFQRAMQLAPDNPEVKLSYADVLTRSPDPENNRQAATMLNEMIKTDGNNLRVLSLLAFNAFSQQHYAEAIASWQKMLQLLPADDRRVLMIQRSIEQAKTDSGKQNSHLALTVTLAPGAEKMLPESGVLYISVADGTSPVPVAVKKLPLSHFPLSLTLDDSNAMMPERLLSAQRQVQVRVRISRDGSANPQAGDWFGTSALTPFDGHQQLAVEINQRQP
- the mlaA gene encoding phospholipid-binding lipoprotein MlaA — its product is MSYRVMGVALASVLLIGCASSPTDEPQERSDPLEGFNRSMFNFNYNVLDPYVVRPVAVAWRDYVPMPARSGLSNFLGNLSEPSTMVNYFVEGKPYKAMIHFNRFFLNTILGMGGFIDVAGMANPKLAKEEPRRFGSTLGNYGVGYGTYVELPGYGSFTPREDVGGMVDDLYAPLGWLTWWMTAGKWALEGVETRAQLLDSDAILRNSGDPYAFVRAAYFQRHDFLASDGKLIPQENPNAAAIQGDLNDIDAN
- the fadI gene encoding acetyl-CoA C-acyltransferase FadI, translating into MIKAQPLLTRQGERIAITHGLRTPFARQATALHGIPAVELGRMVISELLIRSEIAPEIIEQLVFGQVVQMPEAPNIAREIVLGSGLSVRTDAYSVSRACATSFQAVANVAESLLAGTIQAGMAGGADSASVLPIGVSKKLARTLVDLNKAKTLSQKLTLFSQLRPRDLLPVPPAVAEYSTGLRMGDTAEQMAKTYGITREQQDALAHRSHVRAARAWDEGKLAGEVMTAFVPPWRKALERDNSIRTHSDLKEYARLRPAFDRRYGTVTAANSTPLTDGAAAVVMMTESRAKALGITPLGYLRSYAFTATDVWQDMLLGPAYASPLALDRAGLTLADLTLIDMHEAFAAQTLTNLKLFADERFAREVLNRPHALGEVDEEKFNVLGGSIAYGHPFAATGARMITQTLNELRRRGGGLGLVTACAAGGLGAAMVLEAE
- a CDS encoding cytochrome c-type biogenesis protein; the protein is MKHCMILAVALMISFSTLADNIDTYKFSSVDQEQQYRHLTESLRCPKCQNNSIADSNAMIAGDMRLKVYELLQSGQTPEQVKAYMVARYGNFVSYAPPVMASTLILWAGPVLFVLIGGLVIVLRSRKKRQTGSELDAEQQARLDELLKNNRKQP
- the fadL gene encoding long-chain fatty acid transporter FadL, producing the protein MNHKNLFAKSALAAAVAIVSSNAFAAGFQLNEFSAIGLGRAYSGEGAMGDTAASASRNPATMALMDRPMFSIGTVFIDPDVAVDGSSSTGQSLHANNIAPTEWVPNIHYVQPLNDRWWLGASANSNYGLATEFNNDYTAGPYGGKTDLQTVNFNLSTAYRLNENFSFGVGFDAVYARAKIERYAGEAGAALGFPADTQIAHLKGNEWGYGWNAGILYEVDQNNRFGFTYRSEVKVDFDGAYKSSVPGYINSLPQAQAFGLPYGTSGSTIPGSLTLNLPEMWELSGYHKVAPQWAVHYSLTYTSWSQFQELKATGSSGQTLFYKDESYKDAYRIALGTSYFYDDNWTFRGGIAFDDSPVPADQRSISIPDQDRLWLSTGASYAFNQDASVDVGVSYMHGQHVEVNEGPYTFRSTGKAWLYGASFNYKF